One region of Gossypium raimondii isolate GPD5lz chromosome 6, ASM2569854v1, whole genome shotgun sequence genomic DNA includes:
- the LOC105774534 gene encoding ethylene-responsive transcription factor ERF017: MVKHISEKPAVERSDSRFKGVRKRKWGKWVSEIRLPNSRERIWLGSYDSAEKAARAFDAALFCLRGRSSKFNFPDNPPEIAGARSLTRPQIQAAAAQFANSEPPRIQSEQSNSGFQTESPSPSVSDGTVQLDSELPMDGSFLDLLTIGSGIYESDYGLIFPGFEDFSSDFLGSSLPNVGYEEDYLDGILVPESFLWNF; the protein is encoded by the coding sequence ATGGTGAAACACATAAGTGAAAAACCAGCAGTGGAGCGAAGCGATTCACGGTTCAAGGGTGTCCGAAAGCGAAAATGGGGGAAATGGGTGTCCGAAATCAGACTACCCAACAGCAGGGAAAGGATTTGGCTGGGATCTTATGACTCAGCCGAGAAAGCAGCGCGTGCTTTCGACGCCGCTCTTTTTTGCTTACGCGGCCGCTCTTCCAAATTCAACTTCCCTGATAACCCTCCCGAGATAGCTGGAGCTAGGTCTTTAACGCGGCCCCAAATTCAAGCCGCTGCAGCACAGTTTGCGAACTCGGAGCCTCCCAGGATCCAATCCGAGCAATCCAACTCTGGGTTCCAAACGGAGTCCCCATCACCGTCGGTTTCGGACGGGACTGTTCAGTTAGATAGTGAGTTGCCTATGGACGGATCGTTTCTTGATCTTTTGACAATCGGTTCGGGTATTTATGAATCGGATTATGGGTTGATATTCCCTGGATTTGAGGATTTCTCAAGTGATTTTCTCGGATCATCGTTGCCCAACGTCGGTTACGAAGAGGATTATTTGGATGGGATTTTAGTTCCAGAATCTTTTCTTTGGAATTTCTAA